The Dioscorea cayenensis subsp. rotundata cultivar TDr96_F1 chromosome 8, TDr96_F1_v2_PseudoChromosome.rev07_lg8_w22 25.fasta, whole genome shotgun sequence genome segment aaatttcgaagttcacgatcaaatacgattgtttcgcttttatttataaaaagatttacaacatttacaacatttacaaagatttacaacatttacaacatttacaacgtcccgctcggactttggacactcacgactcgaccctcgtataacgaaaaCAAGTGTCCCATGACATTCGAACGCTCACAGCGGTCtgcataacaagcgcatcaacttgaaccccgcAAAAACGtactaacattaaaaaaaggttaaacaacacacattcatgaaaaacgactattaatcaatgtgtcatggtaggacttaaacgacgatcctgatagttaaacacgtaacgtaatagCTTGTACATCGACGTCATTTTTCTTAAACGCTAACGTAGAAAGtctcagtggtaaatgtcaacctcgtcttaaaggatgtttcacgatctccctcctctagagaatcctccgcaatcacgcaatacgtgaaaaactttctttttcatacccaagtcgaaatgctctcttaatcgCTTTTCCCGTCATCCACTCccggagaatcctctgcattcaggcaattatgagaggacttcggcttgggcaggaaaagatagtttaactagttcggtgattacggctaattgattctcaagataaggaagaaggctcacgaaacatcctttcagatagagtggttgtccatgggaagaggaggaagaggaggaggaggaggaggaggatgatgaggacgacgaggagtggttgtccatggggagggttcttcctggttatttatggtgtgaagtccacaagcggtcgactcttcgtgatccgagaaaaaaagttaaacgcacgatggccgacatcgatcgatgagaacgaacgggtgttcggaaatttatgttaccgcgcataagaattaatgccgtcattaattcttacgcacggataccataacctgcACACCGCCACgcgccacatgccaacaattcggatcaaacgaaaaagatcaccgcttttacgcgagacttttgagaatttaaacgtttatgaatagttatacatgtaaagataatgttaaacggagatgggaagtgttaaacggatatgacaattattaaacatattagtaaaatatttaaacggataatagcaaatagttaaacattatttaaaaatatacaaatagataaccataaacgagaagaactttacaacgaaatgaactcatcGTAATTACtgttcttctcgtcgtaatacaactttacaaccataaacgagaagacgacaatggcacatgctcgcctcgacaataaaatcgactacgactcatttgaagatgaagtgcacttgaccaatccgatggaaatcaatttcattttccgctcgagaaaccgatttatatatttcgggtatgataatgaggagaataacaagatgtaatgtaactccttggcattgtctcATCGAAACCAAGCGAAAGCCCTTCagaaaggttgaacatgatgtgatttggcgctttcctttcccactaTTTTTCgtgggccaaaaatgggatttcacaacatggacccatttgaagtgaacagtagggggtaaaagggaagttaaacactaacggaagggtctgtccgtggtgtgtaaaaagtaggaggggtttttttgggaagttttgaaaattacgagggtgaCATGtaatttttcccatttttttaataagatttttGTTGGAAACACAACTATTAGCCTATTATAgtatttatctttttctaaGCATTTGCTCCTTCGTGCATTTAAGCTCATATCAATGATATCTTTTTTTATGGAAAGTTAAGCTTTCAAAGGCTATTATCTCTCTCATGTTTGTATAAGCTGTTATCAAATAGTactatctttttgtttgtttattttattattaatttaaatgatatacACCAATTATTTTACGATagaagatttgattttttttttttcttaaattaaaaattaagaatttaaatacttgtttttttataatttccacCATATAGAATACcaaaattttagataatattaaattgttaaataacaataaaaattattaacatggCTTGTAAAAATGGTAGAGGTATAGATTGATTAAGTAATTagtttcaatttatttttttttaaagatggataaaccacttcaattaaacataaagataaCAAAAGATACCGATGGAGCTCATGCCCCTACAAAATAAGCCACCAGAGGTAACAGGACACCACGAGCAGTGGAACAGAGCAAGTAAAGAAAAGATACTAAAGAGATAAACATTGGACAAATTTGAAcgcttatttatatttaaaaatatttaaaaaattttgtatttgagcATGTGATTTATAAGGCATGCTCTTTGTTTCCAActtcaaatacaaaatacacacCAACCATCACATGCTCTTTGTTGGTCTCTCTGTCTTTTAACACCTTGCATGCATCGCAAGGCAACACAGTTCTGAATGAAGTTCAGGAGCCCTCACATTTTCCATCCCATCCCCCCTTGTTTCCAACGTTGCTATCtcttaaaattgttttattttttttaacaaaaaattttatttaatatttaatttaaatgatttaaaatgaCTACTCTTAATGGTATTTTATTTCCTTCCTAAATTAAGATTGAGCCATATAATTCGTTACTTGTTATTAATCTCTAATAAAAGCCAATTGAAAACCAGGATGTTCCGAAATCTCAGATACAAAATACAAACCAATCCATTTATAGTGTTTCTCTTAACATCCTGCATCATGAATGAAGTTAAGGAACTCTCACATTTTCCATCCCATCCCCCCTCGTTTCCAACGTTGCTATTTCTGCTTTCTCTCCAACTAGTGCTTTGTCCTTcatcatcaattaataaaaacgTTTGCaacattctcttcttttcttgaaTACTAAAAACTTCATCCACAACAATGGCAACAGATATTATCTTAACAAGCTCACCTGATGGACCTATCATTGCTCAAGATCATCTAACCGGTGCTGTTCTCACTCAATTCTCCGTCACTAGATCACCAAGGAAGGGCCTAGCTTTCACCTCCGGCGGGCTAATCGTCGCCTCTCATATAACTCTCTCGGCCTCCGGCTTCATCCACCTCTTCAACTGGTGGTCATCTTCAGTTCTCCAATCTGTCCCCGTCCCCGAGCCGGTTGCGCCTCTTGTTGCCACTCCTAATGGATCCTTCCTCTTCGCCGGAGGCCTCTCCGGTCGCATTTATATACTTTCTCTACCTTCCTGTGATCTTCTTAGCTCTTTTCCTGCTCACCAGCGAACTGTCTCATGCCTTACTATTAACTCTGATGGCTCACTTGTTATATCGGGCAGCGATGATGGCTCTATTGCTGTGTTTCCGATAATTTCTATGCTAGACATCTCCTCTACTGAATCATCAGATGATGACACTGTCCAAACATTGTATAAATTCATTGCTCACAGCATGCCAATTACTGGTATTGCTTCAGGGAGTACAGGTGGGTGCAATTCAATCATCATTTCATGTTCTCTTGATTGCATGATCAAGTTTTGGAGCTTGGCTAATGGTGCTTGTCTAAGGACTGTGCATCTCCAATGTGCATTATGGAGTGTTATACTCGATTCGACTGATACTGAAGCCTATGCCGGAGGATCGGATGGTCGGGTTTATTCAGTGGCACTGAAGAAGATGAGGAGGAGTAGATTGAGTGGGGAGGAAAATGGTGTGGTTGCATGGTCTGCAGAGGAGAGTGGTGGTGCAGTGATAGCTCTTGCGATGGTGAACGGTGACCGGAATTTGGTATCGGCCTCAGAAGATGGCACGATAATGATGTGGGAGGCAGGGCAGGTTGTTAATGTTCTTAGACATGGCCAGAATGGTGTCAGTGATCTTTTGGTGGCCAGAGGCGTATCAAGGGCTGCCGGAGGAGTTCGAAGAGATGGAGGTAATTGTTCTTTTAATGGTTTAAGTAGTATGTCTTGTGTGAAAAGGATGCATAGGGATGTGAAAGAGCTGGAGGAGATGGAGCAATGGCTTGGTGTAGTTGTGAAGGATAGAAGAAGAGCCATTGATGTTCTTGAAACAGCCATCAACACTTACAAGAGACTGTTAGGACTGTTACTCAAAGAAGCCAATTTAAGGTGAATGACAGAGATAAGAGTTCAGAGactcatttgtaatttttatatttgtaatgtTGTATCCAATTTCATCAATGAATCATTTGGTTAAGTTAAACATGTTATACAATTCATTTCatcaaattaatcaaacaaaaccacaaattaaatcaatatgaaTCATAAATTTCCATAACAATCATCAAACTTCCAAGAAAACTAACAAATGATAATAAAGAGACAACAATGTTGTCCTAACAACAATGAAACTGAATAAGAGACAAAGAAAATTCAAGCAAAGACTAAGATTATAACTCCAAGAGCTACCATGATCACTGAAGAAGAGCTAGAACCAGCAATAAACTTTGATGCACCATTAGACTTAGGCTTCACTGAAGAACCAGGGCTCAAACCATCTTCACCATTCGGTAAAGGAGACGGCGCATACGAAGGGCTCAAGACTTCAGGGTGCACCATCACTCTCACAATCAACTTCTGGCCAGCCTCACAATGGTCCTTCAAGCCACTGATAAAGTAAAAGAACCCAAACCGATCAAACCGAAACGTCGTGTTGCCGTCTGTGAACTCTCTCACCGGCTTACTGGTTTTGCACTTGTTGTAATCCTCACGATCCACCACCAACACCGAATCATTCACATACTTGAAATCTACAGTTAGAAAAAGATGATTGGAATAATTCTAAAtcacatgttatatatataaaaaaaaaaaaatactaaatttacATAAGATGTCGCCGATGTGAAATCGGTTCTTCGTCGCCCATTGGTTGTAAGACTCTGTCTCGTTTCCGTCCGGCTTTGACCAACCATTCTCTCCGCCGACACGGAACTCATATGCTGTTGATGTGCCAAGCATTAGGAGCAAACTAGCCAAGGTGATGAGCAAGAGATTGGAGGCATTTGATGCTGAGATTGTTGCCATTGTTAGGAACTTGAGAGTGTTTACTGTTTAATAAGGTAAATGGCAGTGAAGTGGGAGTTAATGACATAGCGTGACTTTATATAGGGAAAGAAGGGGAGAGCCAGTTAAGGTTTGTgagcattgagggaggagtggagCGTTGAACGTGAGAGTTTGGACAGTTACAAAGTATACGTGGCTCTTTCTTATTGGATATTTGATGGTGACTGAGTCAAAAAGTGTTAAGGTTGGTCAAATGGTTAGTTTGTGCCCGTTACCAGTCAAAGAGAAGGCgagtaagattttttttaaaatgtttattaattgaaaattctattttaatttgtaattattgAGGGCATCTCAGTACATGaggactttatttttctgttatctgttataaaaattatcaagcttgtcaaatatatatatatatatatatatatccatgtctTGACATtgataaaattggatgaaaactggTTAGCATACTAATTGAATTTTTGGATGAATTAAACCATTTATAAAGTTTTTGGTTGGGAAACTAGATAAATTGTtgtcctttaattttttttcgaaATCCTCAGAAATACTGGTTAGTAAACTAATTAGGTTTTTACGCTTTCAAATGCATTAAgccatttataaattttttggatgaaaaCTGAAATATGATCTATTAGTATTAGTGATAAACAAAATTCATTAATATTATACAActctttttaaatttcatattgtTTACATAACATTGGAATTCAACACAACCTTTATTATAAAAGAGTTGCTATTTTCTGATCCTCCTCAAAAATACTAgttaataaactaattaaattatctATTATGCTTTAAAATGAGTGACTTAaatttttggatgaaaattgaaatataatcTATTAGTATTAGTGatagaaaaaatttattaatgttagaCATCTCTTCTTAAATTCCATATTGTTTACATAAAATTAGAATTCAACACAACACCGATTTATAAAAGAGTTGCTATTTTATTCTCCTTTTAAATTAAAGGCCCAACATCCCGATTTGTGACTTGTTTACAtctctaaaaataaaagaaaaaaatcaacattaaaattattataatcttttggacatacttaaaaaattaaaaaatgggtCTTTAAATAATAATCCATTAACAACTAAAAATGCAAAGTAGTCTGATCTGGCTCGGGGTCTTGGGCATTAACCTGGCCATGCTTAGGGGTCAAGGGTAAGAGTCAATGGGTTCCACCAAATTGAACAGAAATCAAtaataaactattaaaaatataattagtaaatacctataatattaaaaacataattataatataaaaaacatataaacttgatatttaaattgataaatgaccatATATACATTAGTGTTTCTAATTctaccatttatttatttatttattttttgaattagtgACTAATTTAatgtatcaatatataattattgaacttttcagggtttcatttttgttaatttttatttatttatttgtttattagttGGTTTTATTATAATGGATAAGAAATTTCAATGACTAATTCTTATCCTTTTTATATGtatgataaattttattcatgaatatataacttataggttttttttaaattttttatatttttaaatttagtt includes the following:
- the LOC120267230 gene encoding early nodulin-like protein 1; its protein translation is MATISASNASNLLLITLASLLLMLGTSTAYEFRVGGENGWSKPDGNETESYNQWATKNRFHIGDILYFKYVNDSVLVVDREDYNKCKTSKPVREFTDGNTTFRFDRFGFFYFISGLKDHCEAGQKLIVRVMVHPEVLSPSYAPSPLPNGEDGLSPGSSVKPKSNGASKFIAGSSSSSVIMVALGVIILVFA
- the LOC120267229 gene encoding protein ROOT INITIATION DEFECTIVE 3-like, giving the protein MATDIILTSSPDGPIIAQDHLTGAVLTQFSVTRSPRKGLAFTSGGLIVASHITLSASGFIHLFNWWSSSVLQSVPVPEPVAPLVATPNGSFLFAGGLSGRIYILSLPSCDLLSSFPAHQRTVSCLTINSDGSLVISGSDDGSIAVFPIISMLDISSTESSDDDTVQTLYKFIAHSMPITGIASGSTGGCNSIIISCSLDCMIKFWSLANGACLRTVHLQCALWSVILDSTDTEAYAGGSDGRVYSVALKKMRRSRLSGEENGVVAWSAEESGGAVIALAMVNGDRNLVSASEDGTIMMWEAGQVVNVLRHGQNGVSDLLVARGVSRAAGGVRRDGGNCSFNGLSSMSCVKRMHRDVKELEEMEQWLGVVVKDRRRAIDVLETAINTYKRLLGLLLKEANLR